One Aquipuribacter hungaricus genomic window carries:
- a CDS encoding TMEM165/GDT1 family protein, with product MPDLSLPAVDLAVALSAFVPLLLLELPDKTFVATLVLSSRFRPLAAWVGVGLAFGVQCAIAVAAGGLLSRLPETLVAAAATVLFLVGAVVLYRDARQGEGMDEEEAAEAAAADRRTPFLRAATTSFLVLFVAEWGDLSQLFTAGLAARSADPVSVFVGSWAALLCVAGLAATLGATLASRLPLRAVRMTGAVVCLLLAVLSGLQVAGVAVPF from the coding sequence CGACCTCGCGGTCGCGCTCAGCGCCTTCGTCCCGCTGCTGCTCCTCGAGCTGCCGGACAAGACCTTCGTGGCGACGCTCGTGCTGTCCTCCCGCTTCCGCCCCCTCGCGGCGTGGGTCGGCGTCGGCCTGGCGTTCGGCGTGCAGTGCGCCATCGCGGTGGCCGCGGGCGGGCTGCTCTCGCGCCTGCCGGAGACGCTGGTCGCCGCCGCGGCGACCGTGCTGTTCCTGGTCGGCGCCGTGGTGCTCTACCGGGACGCGCGCCAGGGCGAGGGGATGGACGAGGAGGAGGCGGCCGAGGCGGCCGCGGCCGACCGCCGGACCCCGTTCCTCCGCGCGGCGACGACGAGCTTCCTCGTGCTGTTCGTCGCGGAGTGGGGCGACCTCAGCCAGCTGTTCACCGCGGGGCTCGCCGCCCGCAGCGCCGACCCCGTGTCGGTGTTCGTCGGCTCGTGGGCGGCGCTGCTGTGCGTGGCCGGCCTGGCGGCGACCCTCGGGGCCACGCTGGCCTCCCGGCTCCCGCTGCGCGCCGTCCGGATGACCGGCGCCGTGGTGTGCCTGCTGCTGGCCGTCCTCAGCGGGCTGCAGGTGGCAGGGGTCGCCGTCCCGTTCTGA